TGCAGACTTAAATACGGTGTTTCTCTCGAAGCTTCTATCACTTGTCCTGTAATCGGCAAATCTATCGAGGCGGTTAAATAGCTGCTTGGATTATACTGGTACACCTCTTGCCCCAACATAACCGCCTTGGAACCCTGCGCTACGATGCAGAGGGATGGTTCATAGACTGAATAAACAGGCTCGGATAACTGGGAAGCACGAATAAAGCGTAAACCATGAACTTGCGTGTCATGTATCCCGTCTTCTGGTGTGGATTTCTCTATAATCTGTAGCAGTTCTCTCCTTTGCTTTTCGAACCATTCACTCATCCTCTAGTCCCCTTTCTTTCACACGAATAACTTAACTTTACCTTTTTCTGGAGGATTAGGCAATCATCTCGTATGATTCTGCTACCGCCTAACTTTCTCCTGATAAGATAATGATTATATAAAAATTGCGTTGCACAGGTAAGAAGTTCGTAACAGTGGAACCGATGACCAGGAGATACACTTGTGCATTCACAAATGGAAGGAGAATATTCTAAAATGAACACTCAAAATGCAAAAAAGCATCCTTATGTTGGAATGTGGATAACAAAAGACGGTTACATCCGGCATGAGTTGTTGCCGAACGGCCGGTACGACGAAGCACGTGGGAACCGGAAGAGCGCTTATCAAGGCCAATATACCATCGTAGGCGATCATATAGAATATGTGGATGATACAGGGTTTACGGCAGACGGCGATTTCCGCGATT
This region of Priestia filamentosa genomic DNA includes:
- a CDS encoding Atu4866 domain-containing protein, producing the protein MNTQNAKKHPYVGMWITKDGYIRHELLPNGRYDEARGNRKSAYQGQYTIVGDHIEYVDDTGFTADGDFRDSVLYHAGMVLYREK